In the Gossypium raimondii isolate GPD5lz chromosome 9, ASM2569854v1, whole genome shotgun sequence genome, one interval contains:
- the LOC105797511 gene encoding sugar transport protein 8 codes for IPAVVVSGSGENQEFEGRITVYVTVCVIIAAFGGLMFGYDVGISGGVTSMDDFLKKFFPVVYKKKQHAHENNYCKYDNQSLQLFTSSLYIAALIASFVASKVCSKAGRKPTVQIASIFFLIGVVLTAGGLNIEMIIFGRMFLGFGVGFANQAVPLFLSEIAPTNIRGALNISFQLFITIGILLSNLVNYFTGNIHPHGWRISLGIAGIPASMLCVGSILICETPTSLIERHKVEKGRKVLRKIRGVENVDDEFDSIVHACEMARQVKDPFRKLMKPVSRPPLVIAICLQIFQQFTGINAVMFYAPVLFQTVGFGNDAALLSSVITGLVNVFSTIISIYLVDKAGRRIMLLEACVQMLISQVIIGIILFKGLKATGANLSKGEAIFVVVLVCTFVMGFAWSWGPLGWLIPSEAFPLETRSVGFAFAVSTNMLFTFVIAQAFLSMLCKMQAGIFFFFAAWIIIMGVFTWFLLPETKGVPVDSMVDKVWKQHWFWRSFVAEDEFRTDVKVV; via the exons ATACCGGCAGTCGTAGTAAGCGGCTCTGGTGAAAATCAAGAGTTTGAAGGCAGGATAACGGTGTATGTCACAGTTTGTGTGATCATAGCAGCCTTCGGAGGCTTGATGTTTGGATATGATGTTGGCATTTCag GTGGAGTAACATCCATGGatgatttcttaaaaaaattctttccaGTTGTGTATAAAAAGAAACAACATGCTCATGAAAACAATTACTGCAAATACGATAACCAATCCCTCCAGTTGTTCACGTCATCCTTGTACATTGCTGCTTTGATAGCAAGTTTTGTAGCTTCAAAGGTGTGCTCAAAAGCTGGTAGGAAACCAACCGTGCAAATTGCTTCAATTTTCTTCTTAATAGGCGTGGTTTTGACTGCTGGAGGTCTCAACATCGAAATGATAATTTTTGGAAGAATGTTTCTTGGCTTTGGTGTTGGGTTTGCCAATCAA GCGGTACCACTCTTCTTATCGGAGATAGCTCCAACTAATATTCGTGGAGCACTCAACATAAGTTTCCAGCTCTTCATTACCATTGGCATTTTGTTATCCAATCTGGTAAACTACTTTACAGGAAATATCCATCCTCATGGATGGAGAATTTCTCTTGGCATTGCTGGTATCCCTGCTTCAATGCTTTGTGTGGGATCTATACTCATTTGTGAGACTCCAACTAGCCTTATTGAACGTCACAAAGTTGAGAAAGGAAGGAAGGTTCTGCGGAAGATTCGTGGTGTCGAAAATGTTGATGACGAGTTTGATTCTATTGTACATGCTTGTGAGATGGCAAGGCAAGTAAAGGACCCTTTCCGCAAGCTAATGAAGCCAGTTAGTCGACCCCCACTAGTGATTGCCATCTGTTTGCAAATTTTCCAGCAATTTACTGGAATCAACGCTGTAATGTTCTACGCTCCTGTTCTATTCCAGACCGTGGGATTTGGGAATGATGCTGCATTGCTTTCATCTGTTATTACTGGCCTTGTCAATGTGTTTAGCactataatttcaatatatttagtAGATAAGGCTGGCAGGAGAATTATGCTACTTGAAGCTTGTGTCCAGATGCTCATTTCCCAG GTTATTATTGGCATAATCCTTTTCAAAGGATTGAAAGCCACGGGTGCCAATCTTTCCAAAGGGGAGGCAATCTTTGTGGTGGTCTTGGTGTGTACCTTTGTCATGGGCTTTGCCTGGTCCTGGGGGCCTCTTGGCTGGTTAATTCCTAGCGAGGCTTTCCCTCTGGAGACCAGATCAGTTGGTTTTGCCTTTGCAGTCAGCACCAATATGCTCTTCACTTTCGTCATTGCTCAAGCTTTCCTCTCAATGCTTTGCAAGATGCAAGCTggaatatttttcttcttcgcTGCCTGGATTATCATAATGGGAGTGTTCACTTGGTTCTTGTTGCCTGAGACAAAAGGTGTTCCGGTTGATTCTATGGTTGATAAAGTCTGGAAGCAGCACTGGTTCTGGCGTTCTTTCGTAGCCGAGGATGAATTTAGGACTGATGTTAAGGttgtctaa